GCAGAGGAAGATAGGCCAGGTGTACTCTATGTTGTCTGGTTTGATCCAATCTATGTTGCTGGAAAGAATACATATCCAGGTGATCTTATCGAAATGGTGGGAGGTAAAAATATAATTACTGCAGAGGGATGGCCAATAGCCAGCCTGGAGGATATTGTTGCAGCCAACCCGGAAATCATTATATGTTCAAGCATGGCAACAGGGTCTGATGTTATTGCAGAAACCATAAAGAAAAATCCACTTATGGCACAGACAGATGCAGTCAAAAATGGAAATGTGTTTGCAGTTGAGGAGCCCAGTACCATAGAACGACCTGGGCCAAGAATAGTCCAGGGTATAGACAGTCTGCATGAATACATGTCATCCTACAAGCAGCAGAACAATAACAGTGCTGATGCCGATATTCCACGGATGAATGGTGCTGGTATACTTGCAGCACTGTCCATGATGTTGCTGGTATATACTGCAAAATGCAGAAAAAAATGATCAAATTAAAAGTTTTCAAGAGGCCTCATGCTCAAGTCCAGAAAAACAGCTATTCCTGTACTATTACTGCTTCTTACAGTAACAATAACAGTAAGTACAGCTATCGGCTCCACAAAAATATCTCCATTTATCACGGCACAGATAATGCTCAATTCATTTCTTGAGTTGCTGCTACTGTCAAAATATACGGGCATATATGTCAGTATTCAGGGTGCCTGGAGTACAAGTCAGGAAATCATTGTGACACAGATACGCATGCCCAGAGTGATACTTGCAGTTCTTGTGGGAGCCTCACTTGCTACTGCAGGATGTGTAATGCAGGCACTTTTCAAGAATCCAATGGCAGATCCATATATAATAGGCATGTCATCCGGAGCTGCACTTGGTGCATCGGTTGCATTCTTTTTCAACATGCCAGTCCAGGTCACCTCATTTATTGTTACTGCAGTTACCATATTTGTGGTTTATAACATAGCCAGAGTTGATGGAAAGGTCCCCACAGATACACTTCTGCTGGCTGGAATTGCTGTAGGATTTTTCCTATCTGCGATCACATCCTTTATAATATACCTCTCCCACTCCCCGCAAAACATAATATACTGGATGATGGGAGGATTCTGGAATTCCACATGGAACCGAGTATATATCACAGCAGCTCTGGCAATTATAGGAATAGTGGCCCTGTACCGGCATTCATGGAGTCTTAATGTCATGCTCCTGGGTGAGGAGCAGGCCCATCATCTGGGAATCAATATAGAGTATGTGAAAAAAGAGGTTTTGATATTTTCAGCCCTTATAACCGCTGCTGCAGTGTCAGTCAGTGGAATCATAGGATTTGTAGGCCTTATTATACCTCATATTATGCGAATAATAGTAGGACCCGATCATCGGATTCTTCTGCCAGCCTCAACCATTGCAGGAGCTATTTTTCTGGTATTTTCAGATACCATAGCCAGAACTGCGATGAATTCAGTGGAACTTCCTGTAGGAATAATTACAGCCATGTTCGGTGCACCATTTTTCATATATCTTTTAAGGAAGAGGAGGAAAAAAATCTATGCTTGAGGTCAGAGATTTATGTATTGGTTACTCAAACAAACCAATCCTGAAAAATATCAATATCAGTGTAAAGAAAGGGGAAATGCTGGGTATAGTCGGACCAAATGGTACAGGTAAGACAACACTTCTCAGATCCATCAACAATTTTCTAAAGCCTGAATCCGGGGCTGTTCTGATAGATGGAAAAGATATCAGAAATATGCAGCCCAGGGAAATTGCCAGCAAAATAGCAGTGGTTTCACAGAATATCACTGTAAATTTTGAGTTTACAGTTGAGGATATAGTAATGATGGGACGCACTCCCTATATAAAGGGATCTGAAACCAGTAAGGATTTTGAAATAGTTCGGGATGCAATGGAAAAAACAAATACCTACAGTTTCAGGGAAAGGATTGCAACTACCTTAAGTGGTGGTGAATTGCAGAGAGTGATAATTGCACGAGCTCTTGCCCAGACCCCTGAGATTCTGCTTCTTGATGAACCCACTTCACATCTTGATATTGCACATCAGGTAGAGATACTCAATCTTGTCAAAAGCATTGCAAGAAAAGACATTGCTGTGATAACTGTGATCCATGACCTCAATATGGCAGCTCATTACTGTGATAAGATCTGCATGCTCTATGGTGGAGAGATTCTTGCAAATGGTGAAACCTCCCAGGTTCTCTCACCTGTCAATATAGAACATGCATTCAAGATTCCGGTAGAGGTTAAAATACTGGAACATACAAATTCAGTTCATATATTCCCTGTAATATCTGCAATGGACCAAAACTGCAGAACAACGGTCAACCCGCTATGAAACAGAATTTATTCCACCATTTTTTTGGTGATCTCTGCCACATGTCTTCCCTGAAATTTTGCAACTGAGAGTTCATTCTCACTGGGATATCTGCTGCCATCGGGTGCTGCAATGGTAGAAGCACCATACGGACCACCACCGCTCACCTCATCCATTACAGATATTCCAGGTACTGAGTAAGGAACCCCAGCTATAATCATTCCATGATGCAGCAAGGTTGTATGAAAGCTGAGAATTGTTGCCTCCTGGCCGCCATGCTGGGTTGCAGTGGATGTGAATACACTTCCAACCTTGCCAACAAGCGCACCTTTCTGCCACAAACTGCCTGTAGCATCAAGAAAAGCCCTCATCTGGGCAGTCATCATACCATACCTGGTCGGCACGCCAAAAATTGTTGCATCGCCTTTTGCAAGATCATCTACTGTTGCAACAGGGATATGGGAGAACATTCTTTTGGTCTCTGTTGCCCCCATTTTATCCAGAACCTCCTCTGAAAGCATTTCCTCGACCTGCATCAGTTTGACATCGCTTCCTTTAACCTCTGCTGCCCCTTCTGCTACAGCTTCTGCCATTCTGTATATATGGCCGTATATACTGTGAAATATCACGTTTATCTTCATTCCAAACCCCCAGTAAATTTGAAAAAGCGGGTCATTTATCTACCAGTCTGATTTACTTTTTTCCAATATCAGGAATTCCAACACCTACCACCACAACATGAGTCTCCATTGGAGGATGGGGCCAGCCTTCAGGTGACAGTCTTTTCTCTCTTGTTTTAATTTCAATCTGATCATCGTTGAATCCACATTCTGACATGTATCTGGATATAATATCCCTCCCATGGCTTCTTGCAAAATCAAGTGCCTGAATATACTCATCAAATTTGTACCTTCCAGCACTTGAAAAAACCAGGAAATTTTCATCCGGATGAGTCATGGATTCAGGTTTGATCATTATCTCGACTCTCTTGATACCTTTTCCAAAAAGTGCACCTGCAGCATTACCAACATGAGCAAACTCAGGGACAGTGATATCAGCATCAATTATATTCTTCAGGTCCTGATCATATGCTTTCACAGGTCCTCCAAGAAGCACTACAGGTAAATCCAGTTTGAACCGTACATGTTCACTTTCAGCAAGCATTTCCTCAATTCCCTCACAAGGAATCATTGGCAGCATAAAGGTCAACAGATGGTATGCCATGTTTTGGGTGAATCTCTTCTTCACATAGGTACAGAATTCATATTTCTGCATGTGGGCCAGTTTGGATATTCTGTCAGCTCCAGCAAGTGAAGCATCCCTGCTCCATTGTGTATATTCTCCGAGAACATGGAGAACATCTGTTGGGGTAAAACCAATTGCCTGGACCAGTCTTTTTCTGATCAGTGCATCCATCACCTGTGAGGCAGGAGGTTTTGAGGTCAGATTTGCAATATCTCCAAAGGAGAGAGGGTCATCACCTATAACCCTTAAAAGGTTCTTTTCTGAAGTTGTCAACTCCCCTGCTTTCCTTCCAGTTCTTACAAAAAATTTCGTTGGCTGGATATTCTCATCAAGTGTACTTCTTGGGGTGGGTTGATCACGTTTGAGTTTTTCCAGAAAGCCCTGATATTTAACAGCAGCATAGCATAGAGGGATAACCCTTTTTGGGCCTATAAAAGCCTTCCTGTCCTTGACCCAGATATGACTGTCTCCTCCCATGGCCGAAGTTTCCATTCTTGTGGCCCGGACTCGGGTCTTCCAGCCTCCAACAACAGCACCAGTTTCGCTCAGTTCAGGTACGCCCTTTGACAGAATGGATACATCTGTACTGGTACCCCCCACATCAATAACAGCACATGTGTCCATTCCGGTAAGAAAAGATGCCCCTACCAGGCTTGCAGCAGGACCTGAAAAAATGGTTTCTATAGGTTTTTCAAGTGCATCTTTGATCCCTATCACCGACCCATCACATTTGAGCATCAACATCCTGGCATCGATTCCGCGATTTTTTACTGCTGAGATGGTGGCCTGTATGAATTTCTGGGTTATGGGAATGAGACGGGCATTGAGGGTGGCGGTTACTGCCCTTTCATATACTCCAATATCCTGGGATAGTTCATGACCGCATACCACCGGCATATCCGTCATTTCCTGAACTATTTTTTTAGCTTCCAGTTCATGTTCAGGGTTTCGTATACTGAAATAGGATGATACTGCAAAGGCAGAAACCTTGCTCTTTGTTTTTTTGACAAATGATCTTATATTGCCTGGGTCAAGGGATTCGAGTTCTTCACCATTACTATCATGTCCTCCACTGGAATGCAGAATATCTGCTGCAGGGTACTGCCTGTGAGGGTGATCTCCCAGCAGAATCAGTGCCACAGGATCTCCTGTCCCCTCAAGCACAGTATTTGTTGCCAGAGTAGTGGATACAGAAACAAGATGCACATCTGAAAGCATTGAGGGATCAAGCCCATCGATTGCATTCTCTATACCTTCAAGCATATCAGGGTAGGTTGTCATTGATTTGTTATATTCGACTATCGACCCATCAGAATCTCTTACTATAATAGCATCAGTATACGTGCCTCCTGCATCTATACCCAGACTGTATTGCATAAATTTCACTCCTATAAGTATAATGTAATCATATAATAAAAATGTAAATATAATAGTATGATTTCAGTAACAAAAAGGCAACTATATAGATATTTTACATTGATATACATCAGCTATGGTAAGCAATTCGTTTCCCCTTCATCTCTCTTCAGATAGCTGTCACTCATTAATAGCCTCAGGCTATATACAAAGAAAATTGAACAATTTTGTTATTACAATGCGTCGAATAGTAGTAAGATATAAAGATGTTTCTATTACATTCAAAATGGAATTCATTGCCAAAAATATATAATAACTGCAATCCATAAGGATTGCAGTTTTCTTCTGGTAGGAAATACAGGTTCAAGCAAGGATCAGAGTCCGTAGTTCTTCTCAGGACGGAAGACCTTGACCTCTGATTTATATTTCTCCATGGAGTCGCTCATGAACTGATCCTTGTCATCTGTAAGAGCCTCCAGGTCTGCCTTGGCTTTTGCAAGTGCATTGTCCTCGAATCTGGTCAGTTCAAGGTTGCCTTTCTTACCCTGATCCAGAAGCTTGCAGCATTCCAGAGCTGCATTCTTTGCACGCAGGTACAGGTCATCCCCGTTCTTTGCAATTGCCTGACCAATCTTGAAAGCATTGTCGTAAGCAAGGATATAGCCCTGTGGATCTCTGTATCTGTCAGAAGCAACAAACATGTCCCTCAGGATTTTTTCATTGCCTGATTTGAGTGCAACATTCATCAGTGTACAGTCATAGCCAAGGGTTTCTGCCCAGCACTGTACTGATGTACCACCAAATTCTCCGTGATATTCAACGGATTCATTGGACCACAGGTCACAGCACTGCATGATCAGGTTACCGACCACATCTGAGTGTGCATCTGTTGAGGTCTTACCTTCCTGAGATATTGGAACACCTGCTATTGATTTGACAATTGTGTTCTCATAACCACAGTCCTTTCCTGGGCCTGTTGCACCTGCTTCATATGCCACAAGTGACCTTGAGGCAGCAACTGAACGGGCAATGATTGCCAGAGTGTGGGCAAGGTTCTTGTCAAGCAGACCACCTGCTATAAACATAGCAGTATTTGCCTGGGCACAGTCTGTATCACCGGCTGGAACAACATTGTTTTTCTTTGCGACTTTTGCAATGTCCTGCCAGATATATTCCATATCCATTGCACCCAGACATCCAATACCATACAGTACACCCTGCATGTCGTTTCTCAGGATTGCGTGGTCAAATACCTCTTTACCTCCCATTGTTTCAATGGACAGTAGGTCGGCTCCCTTTGAAGCAACCTCATCAAATGCCTCCATGAGTACTGAGTATTTGTCACCCCTTAATTCAAGGTAGTCACGGTCCTCACGAATGTCACCTGGTGTGTGTCTTAGTGCACATTTGATACCATACTCTTCATGGAACTCTTCCATGATGGTTTTCTGGGCATGTGCAACTTCTCCACCCCACTTGGGGTTGTTGGTCATCTGCTGGACATGTTCGGTTTCCAGAACAACTCCCGGGAATCCTACCTGAACCATTCTGGACATAATGTCTGTGGTGATTTTTTCATATTCCCTTACAAGCTTTTCCTTGGATTCACCTGCAGCAGGTCTTGGGGCATAGTTCACCTCGGGTGTGGTATATCCTGCTCCGATCTCAAGACCAAGTCCGGCTTTAACAGGTTTTGGAGATTTTCCAAAGATCATTTCGTCGGCACTGCCATAGGCCATCTTAGTAAATCTTTTAACTGCCATTTTGATCACCTCTTAATGTTGATGGAACTGCTCCCTCAGCTTACCAATATCTCCACCACTCTTGAGTATAGCATTGGCCATCTTTACAGCATCATTTGCTTCCTCGCCATATACTCCGAGTTCGTACTGTTCCACAAAGTCCTGGTTGACTGCTCCGCCACCACACTGGAATGGAACCTTCACACCACTCTCAACCAGTCTGTCATTGATCTGTTTGAAAGCGAACATGGTGGTTGTCATCAGGGCTGTGCCAGTCAGCATCAGAGGTTTCTCTTTCTTGACAGCAGAGATGACTTCCTCTACAGGAACATCTCTTCCAAGGTCCACAACATCATATCCTGCTGCTCTTAACAGTGCAGCAACGATGTTTTTACCGATGTCGTGTACGTCACCCTCTGCCACATGGCAGACGACTTTACCTTTTGCCTCATGTGTTTTGCTTGATTTGGATTTACAGTAGTCAATACCTTCAAGCATTGCATCTGCAGACATCATCACGTTTGGCAGGAATATTACACCGTCATCATATAGCTTGCTGACAACGTTCATTCCTGTCATCAGATCCTTTATAAGATCAATCGGATCCTTCCCGCCACTTATAGCCTTATCAAGACCTGCAATTACTTCATCTTCATCGCCCTCAAAGATTGCCTGTGCAATCGAGCGAACTGGCTCTTCTTTTGGATAAAGTTCTGCAGCAGCCTCTTCGGGTGCCATTTCCTTTTCCAATTTTACATTGTATCGTACCAGAATATCACTGGGTTTTACTTCTATCATGCCAATACTCCCTTTCGTTTATTTATATAGTCTGAGGTCCATGTGGGTTCACGGCCTCTTTTTAAAGTTTTCCAATCTACTCGTTGAGATTCCTGACTAGGAATCTCTGATAATAGATTAGAATTCATAGTATATAAATATCACTGCCATACATTTCTGCTATATATAGTTATTTTAACATAATAAAATAATTTTTATTTATGTCTTCAACCAAATAACGTCTTTTGATACGTATTATTGAACAAATATAAAAAAAATTATATTAAGTATGTATAATTAGTTCGATATCTTTATATATAATTAATTGATGGAGGCTTTTTAAATCTAATATATATACATTATCCAGAAATGATGAGCAAATATCTGAATGCAGAAAAAGATATTAGTTAATTTCCGGAGGTTGTGATCGTTTTAGGGTTTGAGTTGATTCAATATATGGAAAAAATCTGTAAAAATCTATAAATAGCAGTCTAGAAAAGCAATATCAAGAGACTTATTTTGATAGATCAGAGTTGATAATTAGCCGGAATGAAGCTCTTTACCTCTGCCACATATTTATCCAGACACTCCAGCATGAACTGATCACCATCATCTGTAAAGGACTCAAGTTCCATGCGTGCCTTATGAAGTGCACTACACTCAAAACGTGACATTTTGAGTTTATTCTCAGGAGCCTGTGTAAGCAATCTGCAACATTTGAGAGCTGCATTCTTTGCACGCAGATAAAGGTCATCCCCATCCTTTACAATTGCCTGGCCTATCCTGTATGCATTGTCATATGCAAGGACATATCCCTGGGGATCCCTGTATCGATCTGAAAGCATCAGGATATCTCGCAATATTTTAGCGTATCCGGTCTCTATTGCCACATTAAGCATACTGCAGTCATAGGAGAGTGTTTCTGCCCAGCACTGTACAGACATTCCACCAAATTCACCATGATACTCTACCGATTCATTGGACCACAGATCACAGCACTGCATCATCAGGTTGCCCATTATGTCAGAATGTGCACAGCTTGAGCTTTTGCCTTCCTGGGATATGGGTACACCTGCTATGGACTTGAGAATTGTGTTCTCATAGCCACAATCCTTTGCAGGACCTGTTGCACCAGCCTCATGTGCCACAAGTGATCTCGAAGCTGCAATAGAGCGGGCAATAGTTGCCTGGGTATGGGCAAGGTTCTTGTCAAGCAGACCACCTGCTATAAACATGGCAGTATTTGCCTGGGCACATCCGGGATCTCCTGAGGCAACAGCCCTGTTCTTCTCTGCGATCTTTACAATATCGGTCCACAGATACTCCATATCAATCGCCCCAAGACATCCGATTGAGTACAGTACGCCTTTCATATCGTTTTTGAGAATTGCATGGTCAAATATTTCTTTACCACCCATAGATTCTATAGACAGCATGTCTGCACCACTTGATGCTATCTCTTCAAAGGACTCCATGAGAAGGGAATACCTGTCACCCCGTAGACGCAGTTGATTGTGTTCTTCACGTATATCCGCTGCAGTATGCCTCAGTGCACATTTAATTCCATATTCCTCATGGAACTCTTCCATTATGGTTTTCTGTACATGTGCCACCTCTGCACCCCAGCCGGGATTGCGGGTCATCTGCTGGACATGTTCGGTTTCCAGAACAACTGCCGGAAAACCCAGCTGGATCATTCTCTGCATTATGTCTGTTGTGATCTTCTCATATTCCCTAACAATCTTTTCCCGGGTTTCTGCTGCAGCAGGTCTTGGAGCATAATTTATTTCAGGGATGGTGGATCCTGCCCCAATCTCAATACCAAATCCGGCCTTTACAGGCCTTATGGCACTTCCAAAGACCATTTCATCTGCGTTTTCATAGGCCATTTCAGTAAATCTTTTAAGAGTCATATTTTAAGCCTCAGTGCCTGTGGAATTTGTTTCTGAGCTGTTCTATACTCAGACCTTTAAGTATGGCATCTGCAATTTTTGGTACATCTGCAGCTTCCTCACCATAAATTCCAAGGTCATAATGGGATACAAAATCCTGTGTAACCGCCCCCCCGCCGCATACGAAAGGAACGTTGACCCCATCTTGTTCAAGTTTTTCCTTAATCTGCTTGAAAGAGTGCATTGTCGTGGTCATCAGAGCTGTTCCACTCAGAAACAGGGGTTTTTCTCGTTTAACAGTATCCACAACTTCCTCGACCGGTACATCCCTGCCAAGATCGATCACATCATAACCATTCGCACGAAGAAGTATTGTCACAATCGTCTTTCCAATATCATGAATATCTCCCTCCACCACAAAGGATACCACCTTGCCTTTATTGAACTCCAGAGGTATATGCGACATCTCCTTACAGAACTCAATACCATCGATCATTGCGTGTGCTGAAATGATCACATCCGGAAGATAGATAACACCTTCATCATAAAGCCTGGATACGATCTCCATACCTACCATCAGAGCTTCGTTTATAAGATAAAGCGGATCCATTCCTGAATCCATTGCCCTTTGCAGGCCCTCTATGACTTCATCCTCATCACCTTCAAAGATAGCCCTGGTGATCGGGCGGATCATTTCATCTGCTGGATAGAGTTCTTCAGCGGCTTCCTCAGGAGTCATGCACTCTTCCAGTTTGACATTGTATCTTACAAGAATTCGGTCAGGATTTATATCAAGCATCAAAATACGTCCCTATGATTAATCCATGCCAACAGGCTCTTAGTATCATTGACCCCGCTGTTAGTATTATTTTTGATGATCGTTTCCAATATAGTCTTACTGAAAACTATATAAAATCTGTGCATCAGCATGGAAAAAAGATAAGAACTTATAATGACCTTTCTCTACAGACAGCAACAATGACATCCTGAGCATTCCAGTTCCCACGACTGAACTTTGTTTCCTTGTAAACAAGTGTCCCATCCCTGCTCATGAGAGGACAGGTGCATATTGAAGATTTGCCTTTAATGACATCAGAAAGCATTGTAGCAACTTCAAGCTGGTGGTTATGCGAATGCAGGGATACCAGATTCATGCCTGTCAACTCATCAGAACGATACCCTAATCTTCTGAGCGCTGAAGCGTTTGTATAAAGGATCCTGCCACTGTAATCCATTATAAAAAGAAAATCCTCAATGGATTCAAGAATATTCTGTATCTCTTTCTGACTCCTTCTTGTATCGGATTCATCCTTGATCTTTCCTATAAGTGTTCCTATTCGAACAGCCACGGCTTCTATGGAATTGCGGGTTCTGGAAGGGATCTCATATTCACTGTATGACGCAAGAAACATAACTGCAACAAGTTTTGCATCTGATAGAATGGGGATAATAGCAGTGGATGCCAGTCCTTCATCTTTCAAGTGGTTTTCCCTTGTAATAGATATTACCTCTGAGTGCAATTTGTATATGGGATATCCGGTCTTGAAAAGTCTTGCAGGCATTGAATTTGCATCATAATGGGATGTATGTTCAATAAAATTGGGAGATAGTCCACTATGAACAACTATATTCAGGTCACCTGTAATCTCATCTACAATGTAAAGGGCGCCACAATCAATCTCATTCATCTGCAGGGTAAATTCCAGAAACTGTTCAAATGTTTCCTGAAGGTTTCCAGTTGGACTGAACAGACACCCTACATCAGATTCAATATTCATAAAGCTGTTTGTCCGCTTGCGGTCAGTTATATCAACAATTATACCCTGATAGTGATCTAAATTTCCTTCTTCATCTGCCTGCATGAAGGTCCTCTCATCAACCCATCTGACCTCTCCTGAACGGGTGATTATTCTATACTCCTGTGAAAAATCAGTATATCCTTTCTCAAAACGTTTTGCTATTTCGGTCTGGACATTCTCAAGATCGTCAGGATGGATTATATCTCCATACAGGAGCTTTCCTGATGTGAAGTCTTCAGCAATGTATCCAAATTTTTCAATATTTTCAGATACAAACACCACAGGCCAGTTTTTTTCAGCCTTCCACATAAAAACAATTGCAGGGCTTGTTTTGATCACATTCTGGAGCATTTTCTGGACTTCGAGGGAATCAATCAGTTCATCTTCCTTTTCTTTCTGTTCTGTCACATCCCTTATTGTAATCATTACAGCAGGTTTTCCCTCATGGTGTATCGAAGAAAAATTGATCTCAGCTGGAATCCTTGTACCGTCGGTGGATAACAGTTCTACCTCATAATGGCGTACCGGGTCATTATCGCTTTTCAGGCACTTGTTGTATCTTTTAAGGATCATCCTTCCATATTCAACAGGAAAGAAGTCAAGAAAGGGCCTGCCAATCAATTCCTCTTTTGTACTTCCAGTGATTTCACAGAACTTGGAATTCACAAAATTCAGCTTATCTTCCTGTACGATTACAATCCCATCATTACCTTTTTCCACAAGTGTGGAGTACTTTTTCTCAGAAGCCCTGAGTGCCTCCTCCGCCAATTTATTATTAATTATTCTCCACATATCCTGCACAATCAGGGTCACATTCTTTGTATCTGACTGTAAATACTGATTCTCCCGGTCCCATACGCAAGCAACCACTGTCAGGTCCCCCTCATCAAAAACCGGGACACTCAGTGTCCTGTTAACAGGGAGATGACCGGGAGAAAACATTTTCTCAATTACAGGGGACAATTTACATTTTTCTGAACAGCCATACGGTTCTTGTATGACATCTTTTAGAAAATCAGAAACCTGAGATTTATCAGATACACGTTCCTGATAGAAAATATTCTTCCCATGATTTTCATAGAAAATGTATATATTTATTTTTTCATTGTTGTTATCAATCAGTGCCATATATCCTGCCCGACTGCGGGTAAGATATACAGATTTTCTAAGGGCAAAGCCAGCAATGTCATCAACTGACGAATCTGTCATCTGATTGAGTTCAAGTAGTGCTTCAGTTCTGGATTCATCAAGAAGAAGAGCGTCCTCAGTGTTTTTTTTCTCGCTAATATCACGTATCGTGACCATCACAGCAGAACGGGCCTCGTGGTCAATGGATGAAAAGGTAACTTCAGCAGGTATCAACCTGTTATCTTTGGAAATTATCTCTATTTCATATACCCGTGAAGGGGTGCTCTCCTTATTCAGCCTTTTTTGATACCTTTTTGTTACCATTCTAAAATAGTCAACAGGAACAAAATATAGTAATTGTTTGCCGAGAGTTTCTTCTTTACCATAACCTGTAATCTCACAGAATTTCGAATTTACAAATTTGAGTACATCATCCTGAACAATAATTATCCCATCATTGGCACTTTCAACCAGTGTGGAATATTTCTTCTCAGAAGACTTTAGTGCTGCTTCAGTTTCTTTCCACTCAGTAACATCCTCAAGCGCCAGTAGTATTGATTCCGGTTCGCCTGTAACCGGAGTGACTTTTCTGGCATTGATGAGCATTATTCTTTTACCGATATTCTCAAAT
Above is a genomic segment from Methanosalsum zhilinae DSM 4017 containing:
- a CDS encoding FecCD family ABC transporter permease, which translates into the protein MLKSRKTAIPVLLLLLTVTITVSTAIGSTKISPFITAQIMLNSFLELLLLSKYTGIYVSIQGAWSTSQEIIVTQIRMPRVILAVLVGASLATAGCVMQALFKNPMADPYIIGMSSGAALGASVAFFFNMPVQVTSFIVTAVTIFVVYNIARVDGKVPTDTLLLAGIAVGFFLSAITSFIIYLSHSPQNIIYWMMGGFWNSTWNRVYITAALAIIGIVALYRHSWSLNVMLLGEEQAHHLGINIEYVKKEVLIFSALITAAAVSVSGIIGFVGLIIPHIMRIIVGPDHRILLPASTIAGAIFLVFSDTIARTAMNSVELPVGIITAMFGAPFFIYLLRKRRKKIYA
- a CDS encoding heme ABC transporter ATP-binding protein, with translation MLEVRDLCIGYSNKPILKNINISVKKGEMLGIVGPNGTGKTTLLRSINNFLKPESGAVLIDGKDIRNMQPREIASKIAVVSQNITVNFEFTVEDIVMMGRTPYIKGSETSKDFEIVRDAMEKTNTYSFRERIATTLSGGELQRVIIARALAQTPEILLLDEPTSHLDIAHQVEILNLVKSIARKDIAVITVIHDLNMAAHYCDKICMLYGGEILANGETSQVLSPVNIEHAFKIPVEVKILEHTNSVHIFPVISAMDQNCRTTVNPL
- the wrbA gene encoding NAD(P)H:quinone oxidoreductase; the encoded protein is MKINVIFHSIYGHIYRMAEAVAEGAAEVKGSDVKLMQVEEMLSEEVLDKMGATETKRMFSHIPVATVDDLAKGDATIFGVPTRYGMMTAQMRAFLDATGSLWQKGALVGKVGSVFTSTATQHGGQEATILSFHTTLLHHGMIIAGVPYSVPGISVMDEVSGGGPYGASTIAAPDGSRYPSENELSVAKFQGRHVAEITKKMVE
- a CDS encoding hydantoinase/oxoprolinase N-terminal domain-containing protein, coding for MQYSLGIDAGGTYTDAIIVRDSDGSIVEYNKSMTTYPDMLEGIENAIDGLDPSMLSDVHLVSVSTTLATNTVLEGTGDPVALILLGDHPHRQYPAADILHSSGGHDSNGEELESLDPGNIRSFVKKTKSKVSAFAVSSYFSIRNPEHELEAKKIVQEMTDMPVVCGHELSQDIGVYERAVTATLNARLIPITQKFIQATISAVKNRGIDARMLMLKCDGSVIGIKDALEKPIETIFSGPAASLVGASFLTGMDTCAVIDVGGTSTDVSILSKGVPELSETGAVVGGWKTRVRATRMETSAMGGDSHIWVKDRKAFIGPKRVIPLCYAAVKYQGFLEKLKRDQPTPRSTLDENIQPTKFFVRTGRKAGELTTSEKNLLRVIGDDPLSFGDIANLTSKPPASQVMDALIRKRLVQAIGFTPTDVLHVLGEYTQWSRDASLAGADRISKLAHMQKYEFCTYVKKRFTQNMAYHLLTFMLPMIPCEGIEEMLAESEHVRFKLDLPVVLLGGPVKAYDQDLKNIIDADITVPEFAHVGNAAGALFGKGIKRVEIMIKPESMTHPDENFLVFSSAGRYKFDEYIQALDFARSHGRDIISRYMSECGFNDDQIEIKTREKRLSPEGWPHPPMETHVVVVGVGIPDIGKK
- the mtaB gene encoding methanol--corrinoid protein co-methyltransferase MtaB; translation: MAVKRFTKMAYGSADEMIFGKSPKPVKAGLGLEIGAGYTTPEVNYAPRPAAGESKEKLVREYEKITTDIMSRMVQVGFPGVVLETEHVQQMTNNPKWGGEVAHAQKTIMEEFHEEYGIKCALRHTPGDIREDRDYLELRGDKYSVLMEAFDEVASKGADLLSIETMGGKEVFDHAILRNDMQGVLYGIGCLGAMDMEYIWQDIAKVAKKNNVVPAGDTDCAQANTAMFIAGGLLDKNLAHTLAIIARSVAASRSLVAYEAGATGPGKDCGYENTIVKSIAGVPISQEGKTSTDAHSDVVGNLIMQCCDLWSNESVEYHGEFGGTSVQCWAETLGYDCTLMNVALKSGNEKILRDMFVASDRYRDPQGYILAYDNAFKIGQAIAKNGDDLYLRAKNAALECCKLLDQGKKGNLELTRFEDNALAKAKADLEALTDDKDQFMSDSMEKYKSEVKVFRPEKNYGL
- the mtaC gene encoding methanol--corrinoid protein MtaC, producing MIEVKPSDILVRYNVKLEKEMAPEEAAAELYPKEEPVRSIAQAIFEGDEDEVIAGLDKAISGGKDPIDLIKDLMTGMNVVSKLYDDGVIFLPNVMMSADAMLEGIDYCKSKSSKTHEAKGKVVCHVAEGDVHDIGKNIVAALLRAAGYDVVDLGRDVPVEEVISAVKKEKPLMLTGTALMTTTMFAFKQINDRLVESGVKVPFQCGGGAVNQDFVEQYELGVYGEEANDAVKMANAILKSGGDIGKLREQFHQH
- the mtaB gene encoding methanol--corrinoid protein co-methyltransferase MtaB; translated protein: MTLKRFTEMAYENADEMVFGSAIRPVKAGFGIEIGAGSTIPEINYAPRPAAAETREKIVREYEKITTDIMQRMIQLGFPAVVLETEHVQQMTRNPGWGAEVAHVQKTIMEEFHEEYGIKCALRHTAADIREEHNQLRLRGDRYSLLMESFEEIASSGADMLSIESMGGKEIFDHAILKNDMKGVLYSIGCLGAIDMEYLWTDIVKIAEKNRAVASGDPGCAQANTAMFIAGGLLDKNLAHTQATIARSIAASRSLVAHEAGATGPAKDCGYENTILKSIAGVPISQEGKSSSCAHSDIMGNLMMQCCDLWSNESVEYHGEFGGMSVQCWAETLSYDCSMLNVAIETGYAKILRDILMLSDRYRDPQGYVLAYDNAYRIGQAIVKDGDDLYLRAKNAALKCCRLLTQAPENKLKMSRFECSALHKARMELESFTDDGDQFMLECLDKYVAEVKSFIPANYQL